Within the Aeromicrobium sp. Root236 genome, the region CCGGTCGTCTCGGTGACCAACCTGAGCGGCACGCTCGGCATCCTCGACCGGACCGTGCGCCGTGGCTACGCACGAGGATGATGTGAGACTCCCACCCCGACCACCCAGGAGCACCCAGTGACACTCGCCAGGACCCACACCGACGTGATGCAGCTCGGCGGCGCGATCGTCGTCGGCACCGACGGCTCGTGCGTCACCAATCCCGGGCCGACCGGATGGGCGTACGTGGCGGACGACGGCACCTCCGCCTGCGGCGGTCTCCTGCAGGGCACCAACAACATCGGCGAGCTGCTGGCCGTCGAGAACGCGCTGCGCGACTTCGCCAACCGGCCGCTCGTGATCCAGGCCGACTCGTCCTACACGATCGGCTGCTCGACGACGTGGGCCAGCGGCTGGGCGCGCAACGGCTGGCGCAACTCCAAGAAGGAGATCGTCGCCAACGTCGAGATCGTGCAGGCGATCTACGCGCTGATGCAGGCCCGGCGCGACTCCGGCGCACCGGTGTTCTTCCAGAAGGTCAAGGCGCACCTCACGGATCTCACGGTCTGGCCGCTCAACGTCGCCGCCGACGCCCTCGCCGGCCAGGCCTCGGCTCGCGCTGCGCGTGGTGACGTGTCGGAAGTGCGTACGACGGGGCTGCTCAGCGGCACGGATGGATGACCACCAGCCCGGATGACGCGGCGCTCGACCTCGCCTCCGAGGTCGGGCCGTTCTTCGTCCTGGACCGCTGGGCACCGGATGCCGGCTGGCGGCCGTTTCGCGAGCTCACCGAGCCCGACGTCATCGCCGATCGCGTCGCCGCAGCCCGCGAGATGCTGGCGGAGCGGTCCCGCGTACGGATCGACGAGATCGAGGAACGCGCCACCGCGTCGATCGTGTTCCTCGGCCTGGCCGCCCGGCTCGTGTCGCCCGCGTTCGCCTCGGCCGTGCTCGCCGATCGCGTCCCGCACCTGCAGCTCGACGCGCTCTGGTGGCAGCCCGTCGTCGGTGGCCCGTGGCCGCTGGCCCGCAGCAACGTCGCCGGGGCGGTGAGCGAAGACCTCGCGGCGGACCTCGACGCGTACGTCCTGCAGGCGATCGTCGCGCCCGCGCTCGACACGTTCGCGCGTACGTTCGCGGTCTCGCCGCAGGTGCTGTGGGGCAACGTCGCCTCGAGTCTCGGCGGTGCACTGACGATGCTGCGCACGGCCCGCCCGGACCGCGCCGACGCCGCCACCGCCCTGTTCGCCGAGCTCCTCGACCGCGGCACGCTCGCCGGGACGGGCGACCTCGACCCGGCGGGACCTTCGTTCGTACGCCGCTCGTGCTGCCTGTTCTACCGCGTTCCGGGCGCCGGCATCTGCGGCGACTGCGTGCTCGACGAGCCTCCCAAACCCGCGTGACACCATGACGGGGTGACGAACCGCTCCCATCCCGACCGTTGTCCCGGTGTCCTTCGACCCTGGATCGCGGACGACGGCGCGATCGTGCGGCTGCGCCTCATCGGCGGCGTGCTGCCGACCTCGGCGCTGCGTGACCTGGTGGGCATCGCAGCCGATTACGCCGACGGCACGCTGCTGCTGACCAAGCGGACCAACCTGCAGCTCCGCGGCATCGAGCACGCCGACGGCTGCGTGCCGGCGGTGCTGGTCGACGCGATCGCCGAGTCCGGGCTGCTGCCGTCGCCGAGCCATGAGCTGGTGCGCAACATCATGGTGTCGCCGCTGACCGGACGCATCGGTGGCCGCGCCGACCTCCGTCAGCTGGCGCACGAGCTCGACCGCCAGCTATGCGCAGAGCCGGACTTCGCGGGTCTCGCCGGGCGCTTCCTGTTCGTCCTTGACGACGGCCGCGGCGACATCGCCTCGCGGTCGCTCGACCTCGGCCTGATGGCCGTCGACGCCGAGACTGTGCAGCTGCGCGTGGGCTCCAAGCACTGGGGTCCGCTGGCGTCGCTCGACGAGGCGCCCGAGGCGCTGTTGTCGTACGCCCAGGCGTTCCTGCGGCAGCGCGGCGAGGGCGAGACCGCGCTGTGGCACATCGACGAGCTGCCCGACGGCGGCACCGAGCTCCTCGGCACGCACTACGCCCGCGATCTCCGGACCCAGGTCAGCGCGCTGCCTCCGCCGTACGGCATCATCGCGCAGGACGACGGCCACAGCGCCGAACACCTCGCGGTGCCCGACGGCCTGCTCACCCCCGAGCTGGCGGCGATGATCCTGGATCGCGCCGGCACCGAGGTGATCGTGACGCCGTGGCGCAGCATCGTCATCCCCGACCTGGAGAACGTATGAAACGACCGACGCGCCACTACGACTACGTCGCCGACGGACCGGCGATCTACGTCGACTCGTTCGCGACGATCCGCGCCGAGGCCGAGCTGTCGCACCTCCCGGCCGATGCCGAGAAGGTCGCCGTACGCATGGTGCACGCCTGCGGACAGGTCGACCTGACGCGCGACCTCGACATCCATCCCGGCCTCGTCTCGGCGGCGCGCACCGCCTTGGAGGCCGGGGCACCAATCCTGACCGACGCGAACATGGTGGCCTCCGGGGTCACGCGCGCGCGACTGCCCAAGGACAACGAGGTGCTGTGCCTGCTGCGTGACGAGCGGGTGCCGGCGCTGGCCAAGGAGTGGGCGACGACCCGTTCCGCCGCCGCGGTGTCGCTGTGGGAGGACCGGCTCGAGGGCGCCGTCGTCGCGTTCGGCAACGCCCCCACGGCGCTGTTCCACCTGCTCGAGATGCTGCTCGACGGCGCACCCCGACCCGCCGCGATCATCGGTACGCCGGTGGGCTTCATCGGCGCCGCCGAGTCCAAGGAGGCACTCGCTGCGTTCTCGTTGGACATCCCCTACCTCACGGTGCACGGCCGCCGTGGCGGTTCGGCGATGGCCGCCTCGGCGCTCAACGCGCTCGCCCAGGAGCGCGAGTGACGGGCCGCCTCTACGGCGTCGGCCTCGGCCCCGGCGACCCCGAGCTCATCACCCTCAAGGCGGCCCGGCTGATCGCCGACGCGGACGTCATCGCCTATCACGCCGGCGTCGGCAAGCAGTCGAACGCGCGACGGATCGCCGCCTCGCTCATCCCCGAGGGCGTCGTCGAGGAGGAGCTGCGCTACCCGGTGACGACCGGCGAGACCCCTCACGCCGGTGGGTATGCAGGGGCGATGGCGGAGTTCTACGAGGAGTCCGCGGCACGCCTGGCGGTGCACCTCGAGGCCGGGCGTACGGTCGTGGTCCTCGCCGAGGGCGATCCGCTGTTCTACGGGTCCTACATGTACATGCACGACCGGCTCTCGGACCGCTTCGAGACCGAGGTCGTGCCGGGCGTGACGTCGTTCGCCGCCGCGACCGCGACCACCGCGTCCCCGCTCGTACGCCAGACCGACGTGCTCACGATCCTGCCCGGAACCCTCGACGAGCCCGAGCTGGCGCGCCGCCTCGCCGACACCGACGGGGCGATCATCATGAAGCTCGGCCGGACGTTCCCCAAAGTCGTCTCGGCGTTGCGCCAGGCTGGACGCCTCGACGGTGCGCTATACGTCGAGCGCGCCTCGATGCCGGAGGAGCGCTGGCTGCCGGTCGCCGACGTCGACCCGGCGACGGTGCCGTACTTCTCCCTCATCGTGGTCCCCGGTGACACCCAACGGTCCTTGAGCGAGCACCGCTCCTTGAGCCTGTCGAAAGGAGACGAGGTATCGACAGGCTCGCGCGCGGCAGCAGAGCTCCTCGTCATCGGGCTGGGACCCGGACCCGACCGCTGGATCACCCCCGAGGTCAGCGAGGCGCTCGCCGAGGTCGACCACGTGATCGGCTACGCGCCGTACGTCAACCGGGTCCCTCAGCGCGAAGGCCTCACGCGGCACGCCTCCGGCAACACCGTCGAGGTCGATCGTGCCCGCCTGGCCCTCGACCTGGCGCTCAAGGGTGAGCGCGTCGCCGTGGTGTCCGGCGGTGACGCCGGGATCTTCGGCATGGCCGCCGCCGTGTTCGAGGCCGCGGACGACGAGGCGTACGCCGACGTCCCGATCCGCGTGCTGCCCGGACTCTCCGCGGTGCAGGTCGTCGCGGCTCGGGCCGGCGCACCGGTCGGCGGCGACTTCGCCGTCATGAGCCTGTCGGACCGGCTCAAGCCGTGGGCGCTGATCGAGAAGCGGCTCCGCGCCGTCGCCCAGGCCGATCTCGTGCTGGCGATCTACAACCCCGCGTCACGCTCGCGCACGACCCAGGTCGCGGACACGCAGCGAATCCTGCTCGAGCACCGCGCGCCCGAGACCGTCGTCGTCGTGGGCCGTGACGTCGGCCGCGACGAGGAGTCGCTGACCGTGACAACCCTGGCCGACCTCGACCCGGCATCGATCGACATGAAGTGCCTGCTCATCGTCGGCGCCTCGGGCACAATGGCCACGAGCGCAGGGCAGGTCTGGACCCCGCGCTTCACCGACTGAACGAGTCCGGAGGGCTGTCTGACAGGATGTCGCCATGACTGAGGTCACACCGGCTGGGCGCGTGGCACGCCTTGCGATGTACGCCTTGTGCGTCGTGATGGTGTCGAGCGGCCCGGGATTCCTTGCCCTGAGCCTGTTGCTGCACGCCGATCTCTGGGCGGGCCTGCTCATCGGCGCGCTGCTGGCCGTGATCCTCGTGCCGTTGGGCATCGCGATGTGGAACGACGTCCGCAGCACCGCACGGCGCATGCGTCGGCTCAGCGCAGCCGGCGTCCCGGCCACCGCCGAGGTCATCGCGGTGCGACCCACGACGTACGACGGCAGCTCACGCGTCGAGCTCCGGCTCTGGATCGACGCGCCGGGGGTCGAGCCGTTCGAGGCGAGCCACACCCGCGACGGTGATGCAGCCCTGCAGGTGGGCACCACGCTGGGCGCCGTGGTCGATCCCGACGCTCGGCTCTACGCCGTCGTCTGACTCAGCGCCGCTTCGCCGAGCGGTCGCGTGCGGGGTCGTAGAGGTAGGACTCGCCGCCGCGTACGTCCTCGGCCAGCGCCTTGCCGACGAGGATGACCGCGGCCTGCCGGAGCCCTGCCGCCTCGACCTGGTCGGCGATGTCGCCGAGCGTGCCCCGCAGGATCACCTCGGTCGGCTGGCTCACGTTGGCCACGACGGCGACCGGGCAGTCGACACCGTACGACTCGGCGAGCTCGGCAGCGAGCGTACGGGTGCGGGTGATCGCGAGGTGCAGCACGAGCGTCGAACCCGTGGCCGCGAACCCGGCCAACGCCTCCCCCGACGGCATCGCGGTCGACCGCGCCTGCGTCCGGGTGAGCACGACGGACTGCACGACCTCGGGCACCGTCAGCTCGGCGCCGAGCAGCGCGGCCGCGGCAGCGTACGCCGGCACGCCGGGCGTCACGTCCCATGGCACGCCGTGGGCGTCGAGCCGCTTGGTCTGCTCGTGCAGGGCGGAGTAGACCGAGGGGTCGCCGGAGCAGAGGCGTACGACCTCGCGGCCGGCGGCGTGGGCGTCGACGATGCGGGCGGTGATCTGGTCGAGGTCGAGGTCCTGCGTGTCGACGAGCTCGGCGCCGTCGGGGCAGTGGGCGAGCACGGCGTGGTCGATGTAGGTGCCGGCGTAGACGCACACGTCGGCGGCGTTGAGGAGCGCGACCGCTCGCAGGGTCAGGAGGTCGGCGGCGCCCGGGCCGGCGCCCACGAAGTGCACCGTCATGCGTCGGCCTTCGTGATGGCCAGCTGGGTGATGGCGCGGGCCGGGGTCCAGCCGGTGAACGTACCGATGGGAGCGGCGTGCTCCACATGGAGGCGGGTCAGCTCGCCGCCGAGCTGCGCGTAGCGGACCGCGAGCACGGCCTCGGTCTCGAGCGTCACGCCGTGCACCACGAGTCGGCCGCCGGGTCGGAGTGCCGACCAGCAGGCGTCGAGCACCCCCTCCTCGGTCGCGCCGCCGCCGATGAAGATCGCGTGAGGCGCCTCGAGGTCGGCCAGGGCCTCGGGGGCGTGGCCGGTCAGCACCTGCAGGGCCGGCACGCCCAGGGCATCGGCGTTGCGGGAGATGCGTGCCGAACGGTCCTCGCGGGCCTCGATCGCGATCGCCCGGCACGTGGGGTGCGCCCGCATCCACTCGATCGCGACGGATCCCGCGCCGGCGCCGACGTCCCAGAGCAGCTGGCCCGGCAGCGGTGCGAGTCGCGCAAGGGCTGACGCGCGTACGTCCCGCTTGGTGATCTGGCCGTCGTGGTCGAAGGCACCCTCGGGCAGGCCGGCCGTGAAGCCCAGCACCGTCGCGCCGGAGCTCACCAGCTCGACCGCCACGACGTTGAGGTCCGGCGCTGCCTGGTCGCCCCATGACGCGGCGACGCCGTCCGTACGCGACTCGGTCTCCGACCCGAGGTCCGCCAGCACGGTCATCGGGCTCGCCCCGTATCCCGCGGTCGTCAGCAGCCCGGCCACCTCGGCGGGGGTCGAGCCGTCGGAGGAGAGCACGATCAGCCGGAGACCCGGCGCGAGCGAGCGGGCCACGAGGTGCGGATCGCGGCCGACGAGCGTCACGACCTCGGTCGACTCGGCTGACCAGCGCATCCGGGCACGGGCCAGGGCGACGGAGGACAGCGCGGGCACGACCTCGACGGAGTCCTTGCCGAGCAGGTCGACGAGTGTCGTCGCGATGCCGGAGACGAGGGGGTCCCCGGACGCCAGCGCCACGACGTTCTTGCCGTCGTGCTGCTCCAGCAGCGCGGGCAGGCCCTCCCGCAACGGCGACGGCCACGACTGTCTGGTCTGCTCGGCCCCGTCGCTCTTCGAAGGGAGCATCGCGAGGTGACGATCGCCGCCGAGCACGACGTCTGCGGCCTCGACCAGCTCGCGCGCTCGCGCGGTCAGACCGGTCCAGCCGTCCGCGCCGATCCCGACGACCGTGACCTGTGTGCTCATGCCCGAGACGATATCTGCCGAACGCGTGACACGAGTCGGCCGATGGGCTTATCGTTTGTCGTTAATAACGACTATCGATAAGGAATACCCGTGACGAAGCCCAAGACGCGCGACCCACTGGGTCCGCTGGACACGATCACCGGCATGATCTCCGGCCTCCTGCTCACCTTGCTGGCCTTCACGGTTGTCTTCTCCGTCCTCAGCGACGACGTCAGCTTCATGGGAGTCGGTGACGACGAGGTCTGTGTCTCGACGCATCTCATCTCGACCATCGAGTCGAGAGAGCTCGACGGGGCGGACCGTCAGGACTACGGAATCGCCAAGCACGTCGACGTCGAGTCCGCCAAGACCTCTGTGTGTGACGAGAAGGCGGACGTCGAGGCGCACACCTGGGGAGTCCTGACGGAGCTGCCGAGCTTCGTCGTCTTCCTCGGGTTCATCCTGCTCACCCGCCGCACGATCCGATACGCCCAGAAGCACGGCCTCTTCTCTGCTTCGCTCGCCGACCGGATCGAACGGCTCGGCTGGTTGCTCTTGTTCGGGCTTCTCGGTGCGGCGCTGGTCGAGTGGCTTGCCGAGGGACAGCTCCTGTCGGACATGCTGCGCGACGCGGATTGGGCAAGCGGCTCGTTCGGCATCTCGGTGCCCGGCATCATCGGGGCGTACGGGCTGGTCAGCATCGGCCGCGTCATGAACCGTGCGGCTGCGCTGCAGGCGGACGCCGACGCGACGATATGAGCGACCACCACATCCGCATCACGCTCGACGACATGCTCGAGCGCCGCGGGATGACCCTCACCGAGCTGTCCGCCGCGGTCGACATCTCGCTGGTCAACCTGTCGATCCTCAAGACCGGCAAGGCCAAGGCCATCCGCTTCAGCACCCTGACCCGCATCTGCGAGGTGCTCGACTGCCAACCCGGCGACCTACTGGCATACGACGACAACCGTTAGTCTTGCGATCACAGTCTCGAGGTGCCCCTCACGGGGAGAATCGGGAAGCCGGTGAAAATCCGGCACAGGGCCCGCTGCGGTGACCCAGGCTCGACCTGGGAAGTCCGAAGACCGGCCTCGAGGCTGACTGGCGGACGCAACCGTGCCCGTCATCGATGGCAGATCGAGCGGGAGCCCCATATGCCACAGCACTATCCGTTCAGCGCCGTCGTCGGATCCGACGACATGGCGCTCGCCCTCACCCTCTCGACGATCTCGCCTGCGATCGGCGGCGTACTCGTGCGGGGCGAGAAGGGCACCGCCAAGTCGACGATGGTCCGCGCCCTGGCTTCGGTCCTGCCGCCGATCGACGTCGTCGCCGGCGACCGGTTCTCGACCGACCCGCGCGAGTCCAACCCGTTGTCGCCCGACGGCCCGTTCGCCGCGGACGCCGACGTCGAGACCCGCCCCGTACGCCTCGTGGAGCTGCCGGTCGGCGCCACGGAGGACCGGGTGCTGGGCTCCCTGCACCTCGAGAAGGCGCTGTCCGACGGCGTCACCGAGTACGAGCCCGGCCTGCTGGCCCGCGCGCACCGCGGCATCCTCTACGTCGACGAGGTCAACCTGCTGCACGACCACCTCGTCGACCTGCTGCTCGATGCCGCCGCGATGGGCCGCTCGACGGTCGAGCGCGACGGCGTCTCGGTCGAGCACGCCGCGCGCTTCGTGCTCGTCGGCACCATGAACCCCGAGGAGGGCGAGCTCCGGCCCCAGCTGCTCGACCGGTTCGGCCTGACGGTCGAGGTCGCGGCACCGCGTGACCCGGCGACCCGCGTCGAGGTCGTACGCCGCCGACTGGCGTACGAGGCGGATCCCGACGCGTTCGCCGCGGCGTACGCGGAGGACGAGGCGGCGCTGACCGACCGCATCCAGGCGGCGCAGAAGCTCGTCGACCAGGTCGACCTCAGCGACTGGGCGCTGCTCAAGATCGCCGAGGTGTGCGCCGCGTTCGAGGTCGACGGCATGCGTGCCGACATCGTCACGGCTCGCGCTGCCGCTGCGCATGCCGCGTGGAACGGGCGCACGAGCGTGCTGCGCGAGGACATCCGGGCCGCCGCCCGGCTCGCCCTGCCGCACCGTCGCCGGCGCAACCCGTTCGACGCGCCCGGCATCGACGAGGACCTGCTCGACCAGATCCTCGGCGACGACGAGCCGCCGCCGGAGCCCGAGGGCGACGGCACCGACGACGCCGAAACCCAGGAGTCCCCGGCTTCCGAGACCGACTCCCCCCCTGATGCTGGTTCCGAACCCGCTGAGACTGACGTTTCTGCGCCGGATCACGGCGAGTCGCAGCAGGAACGTCAGGCTCAGCGGGAAGGCGACCAACAGCCTGGCGGTACGTCCGAGGTCACGGTTGCTGCGCCGCAGCAGCCTTACCGGCCCAAGCTGTTCACCGTCGGCGGCACGGGTGCCGGCGAGTCCGGCAAGCGGTCCAGGGCGATCACCGAGACCGGCCGGCGCATCGGTGCCCAACGGCGTACGGGCCAGGGCGGCTCGATCCACCTCATGGAGACGATCCGTGCCGCCGCGCCGCACCAGCACGCCCGCGGCCGTACGAGCAGCATCGAGTTCCGCGCCGACGACCTGCGCCTGGCGGTCAAGGAGGGGCACGAGTCCAACCTGATCCTGTTCTGCGTCGACGCGTCCGGGTCGATGGCGGCCCGCAAGCGCATGGAGCAGGTCAAGACCGCGATCCTGTCGCTGCTGATGGACGCCTACCAGCGCCGCGACAAGGTCGGCCTCATCACGTTCCGCGCCGACGGCGCCGAGCTCGCGCTGCCGCCGACCGGCTCGATCGACATCGCTGCGACCCGCCTCGCCGAGCTGCCCGCCGGTGGGCGTACGCCGCTGGCCGAGGCGCTGCTCAAGACCGCCGACGTGCTGCGCCTGGAGCGCGTACGCGACCCGCGTCGCCGCCCCCTGCTCGTCGTGATCACCGACGGTCGCGCGACGTACGGCGACAACGCCCTCGCGCGGGCGCACCAGGTCGCCAGGCACCTCGGCGCGACGGGTCTCGCGAGTCTCGTGATCGACTGCGAGACCGGGAAGTTCCGCATGGGCCTCGCCTCACAGCTCGCCGATCACCTGCTGGCCGAGTACGTCCCGCTCGGCGAGGTCAACGCCTCGGCGCTCACCGAGGTCGTACGGTCCGGACTCCACGAGACGGGAGCCGCCTGATGCCCAAGGGTCAGCCGGTCGCCGTCCCCGATGACGGTCTCACCACGAGGCAGCGCCGCAACCGCCCGCTGCTGATGGTCCACACGGGCGACGGCAAGGGCAAGTCCACCGCCGCGTTCGGCCTCGCGATCCGCTCGTGGAACCAGGGCTGGAACATCGGCGTCTTCCAGTTCGTGAAGTCCGCGAAATGGCGCATCGGCGAGCAGACCGTGCTCGAGCGGCTCGGCGAGCTGCACGCCGAGACCGGCGAGGGCGGGCCCGTCGAGTGGCACAAGATGGGCTCCGGCTGGTCGTGGTCGCGCAAGGAGGGCTCCGACGAGGACCACGCCGCTGACGCCGCCGAGGGCTGGGCCGAGGTCAAGCGCCGCATCGCCGACGAGACGCACGACCTCTACGTGCTCGACGAGTTCACCTATCCCATGAAGTGGGGCTGGGTCGACGTCGACGACGTCGTCGAGACCCTCGCCAACCGGCCGGGCCGGCAGTACGTCGTCATCACCGGGCGCGGCGCCGATCCCAAGCTCGTCGAGATCGCCGACCTCGTCACCGAGATGAAGCACGTCAAGCACCCGTTCGACAACGGCCAGAAGGGCCAGCGGGGCATCGAATGGTGAGGCTTCCGCGACTCGTCATCGCCGCTCCGGCCTCGGGGCATGGCAAGACGACCGTCGCCACCGGACTGATGGCGGCGCTGTCGCGTGCGGGTCACAACGTCTCGGGCCACAAGGTCGGTCCCGACTACATCGACCCGGGCTACCACGCGCTCGCGACCGGCAAGCCCGGCCGCAACCTCGACCCTCACCTCGTCGGCGAGGAGCGCCTGGTCCCGTTGCTGCTGCACGGTGCACGCGGTGCCGACCTCGCGATCGTCGAGGGCGTCATGGGCCTCTACGACGGACAGATCGGTGGCGAAGGATTCGCCTCGACCGCGCACGTCGCCACCGTCACACGTACGCCCGTGGTGCTCGTCGTCGAC harbors:
- a CDS encoding ribonuclease H produces the protein MTLARTHTDVMQLGGAIVVGTDGSCVTNPGPTGWAYVADDGTSACGGLLQGTNNIGELLAVENALRDFANRPLVIQADSSYTIGCSTTWASGWARNGWRNSKKEIVANVEIVQAIYALMQARRDSGAPVFFQKVKAHLTDLTVWPLNVAADALAGQASARAARGDVSEVRTTGLLSGTDG
- a CDS encoding (2Fe-2S)-binding protein, which encodes MTTSPDDAALDLASEVGPFFVLDRWAPDAGWRPFRELTEPDVIADRVAAAREMLAERSRVRIDEIEERATASIVFLGLAARLVSPAFASAVLADRVPHLQLDALWWQPVVGGPWPLARSNVAGAVSEDLAADLDAYVLQAIVAPALDTFARTFAVSPQVLWGNVASSLGGALTMLRTARPDRADAATALFAELLDRGTLAGTGDLDPAGPSFVRRSCCLFYRVPGAGICGDCVLDEPPKPA
- a CDS encoding sulfite reductase subunit beta, which produces MTNRSHPDRCPGVLRPWIADDGAIVRLRLIGGVLPTSALRDLVGIAADYADGTLLLTKRTNLQLRGIEHADGCVPAVLVDAIAESGLLPSPSHELVRNIMVSPLTGRIGGRADLRQLAHELDRQLCAEPDFAGLAGRFLFVLDDGRGDIASRSLDLGLMAVDAETVQLRVGSKHWGPLASLDEAPEALLSYAQAFLRQRGEGETALWHIDELPDGGTELLGTHYARDLRTQVSALPPPYGIIAQDDGHSAEHLAVPDGLLTPELAAMILDRAGTEVIVTPWRSIVIPDLENV
- a CDS encoding precorrin-8X methylmutase, yielding MKRPTRHYDYVADGPAIYVDSFATIRAEAELSHLPADAEKVAVRMVHACGQVDLTRDLDIHPGLVSAARTALEAGAPILTDANMVASGVTRARLPKDNEVLCLLRDERVPALAKEWATTRSAAAVSLWEDRLEGAVVAFGNAPTALFHLLEMLLDGAPRPAAIIGTPVGFIGAAESKEALAAFSLDIPYLTVHGRRGGSAMAASALNALAQERE
- a CDS encoding precorrin-2 C(20)-methyltransferase — translated: MTGRLYGVGLGPGDPELITLKAARLIADADVIAYHAGVGKQSNARRIAASLIPEGVVEEELRYPVTTGETPHAGGYAGAMAEFYEESAARLAVHLEAGRTVVVLAEGDPLFYGSYMYMHDRLSDRFETEVVPGVTSFAAATATTASPLVRQTDVLTILPGTLDEPELARRLADTDGAIIMKLGRTFPKVVSALRQAGRLDGALYVERASMPEERWLPVADVDPATVPYFSLIVVPGDTQRSLSEHRSLSLSKGDEVSTGSRAAAELLVIGLGPGPDRWITPEVSEALAEVDHVIGYAPYVNRVPQREGLTRHASGNTVEVDRARLALDLALKGERVAVVSGGDAGIFGMAAAVFEAADDEAYADVPIRVLPGLSAVQVVAARAGAPVGGDFAVMSLSDRLKPWALIEKRLRAVAQADLVLAIYNPASRSRTTQVADTQRILLEHRAPETVVVVGRDVGRDEESLTVTTLADLDPASIDMKCLLIVGASGTMATSAGQVWTPRFTD
- the cobM gene encoding precorrin-4 C(11)-methyltransferase, whose amino-acid sequence is MTVHFVGAGPGAADLLTLRAVALLNAADVCVYAGTYIDHAVLAHCPDGAELVDTQDLDLDQITARIVDAHAAGREVVRLCSGDPSVYSALHEQTKRLDAHGVPWDVTPGVPAYAAAAALLGAELTVPEVVQSVVLTRTQARSTAMPSGEALAGFAATGSTLVLHLAITRTRTLAAELAESYGVDCPVAVVANVSQPTEVILRGTLGDIADQVEAAGLRQAAVILVGKALAEDVRGGESYLYDPARDRSAKRR
- the cbiE gene encoding precorrin-6y C5,15-methyltransferase (decarboxylating) subunit CbiE, which codes for MSTQVTVVGIGADGWTGLTARARELVEAADVVLGGDRHLAMLPSKSDGAEQTRQSWPSPLREGLPALLEQHDGKNVVALASGDPLVSGIATTLVDLLGKDSVEVVPALSSVALARARMRWSAESTEVVTLVGRDPHLVARSLAPGLRLIVLSSDGSTPAEVAGLLTTAGYGASPMTVLADLGSETESRTDGVAASWGDQAAPDLNVVAVELVSSGATVLGFTAGLPEGAFDHDGQITKRDVRASALARLAPLPGQLLWDVGAGAGSVAIEWMRAHPTCRAIAIEAREDRSARISRNADALGVPALQVLTGHAPEALADLEAPHAIFIGGGATEEGVLDACWSALRPGGRLVVHGVTLETEAVLAVRYAQLGGELTRLHVEHAAPIGTFTGWTPARAITQLAITKADA
- a CDS encoding helix-turn-helix transcriptional regulator, with the translated sequence MSDHHIRITLDDMLERRGMTLTELSAAVDISLVNLSILKTGKAKAIRFSTLTRICEVLDCQPGDLLAYDDNR
- a CDS encoding putative cobaltochelatase — encoded protein: MPQHYPFSAVVGSDDMALALTLSTISPAIGGVLVRGEKGTAKSTMVRALASVLPPIDVVAGDRFSTDPRESNPLSPDGPFAADADVETRPVRLVELPVGATEDRVLGSLHLEKALSDGVTEYEPGLLARAHRGILYVDEVNLLHDHLVDLLLDAAAMGRSTVERDGVSVEHAARFVLVGTMNPEEGELRPQLLDRFGLTVEVAAPRDPATRVEVVRRRLAYEADPDAFAAAYAEDEAALTDRIQAAQKLVDQVDLSDWALLKIAEVCAAFEVDGMRADIVTARAAAAHAAWNGRTSVLREDIRAAARLALPHRRRRNPFDAPGIDEDLLDQILGDDEPPPEPEGDGTDDAETQESPASETDSPPDAGSEPAETDVSAPDHGESQQERQAQREGDQQPGGTSEVTVAAPQQPYRPKLFTVGGTGAGESGKRSRAITETGRRIGAQRRTGQGGSIHLMETIRAAAPHQHARGRTSSIEFRADDLRLAVKEGHESNLILFCVDASGSMAARKRMEQVKTAILSLLMDAYQRRDKVGLITFRADGAELALPPTGSIDIAATRLAELPAGGRTPLAEALLKTADVLRLERVRDPRRRPLLVVITDGRATYGDNALARAHQVARHLGATGLASLVIDCETGKFRMGLASQLADHLLAEYVPLGEVNASALTEVVRSGLHETGAA
- the cobO gene encoding cob(I)yrinic acid a,c-diamide adenosyltransferase; this translates as MPKGQPVAVPDDGLTTRQRRNRPLLMVHTGDGKGKSTAAFGLAIRSWNQGWNIGVFQFVKSAKWRIGEQTVLERLGELHAETGEGGPVEWHKMGSGWSWSRKEGSDEDHAADAAEGWAEVKRRIADETHDLYVLDEFTYPMKWGWVDVDDVVETLANRPGRQYVVITGRGADPKLVEIADLVTEMKHVKHPFDNGQKGQRGIEW